The following proteins are encoded in a genomic region of Natronorubrum halophilum:
- the folP gene encoding dihydropteroate synthase has protein sequence MEYYEAADFLFDLRRFRPKPGTESTARLLAHLENPHEGVDFVQIAGSNGKGSTARMVERSLREAGLSVGLYTSPHLEDLRERIRVDGRKIPRSAVRDYVEAVHEYITQRGADGESPTFFETMTAMAIWHFGREDVDVAVLEVGIGGKYDATSVVDPVASAVTSVTLEHTGILGDTEAEIARDKAHVAPADAPLVTGVSGDALEAIRDVAGDVVTVGSRRDGADGTAVTEAEHAIPPDVRVTYGGRTNHTEAAVTVDAGDWHLETRIPLLGTHQAENAGIAAVLARQLTDLSDDALARGLRNAHWPGRFEVLDTEPLVILDGAHNPGACEQLAATLATYEYDTLTLIFGAMHDKDHREMAATLPTPDVAITTEPNLERAEDRDVLAEVFTDAGVGDVRTNATVQDALATTLADADADDCVLVTGSLFAVAEARSRWLSAGVPKRVRNLEDARGALAGADVPESGVHRLQGDAVHRVVKTSLDHRQATALKQDLLRFGGECALSGLRRNDETVDAVLMGTVSQFERLIETLESGTRGGPRSDARSHERAEIARELRETLEFDSNGPDPSSDTGRDAEPTASKYPWADHTAMMGILNVTPDSFHDGGEYDAVGDAVARAEAMVEAGADVIDIGGESTRPGADPVPADAEIDRVVPVVERIADLDALISVDTRKAAVADAALEAGGDIVNDVSGLEDPEMRFVVAEHGAGLVVMHSIDAPVVPDRRIEYDDVVEDVIDQLSERILLAEKAGIDREDIVVDPGIGFGKSAREGFEVLGRIDEFRALGCPVLFGHSHKSMFDHVGREAGDRGAATVAASAIAADRGADIVRVHDVPENVAAVRTALAARDPDRFEW, from the coding sequence ATGGAGTATTACGAGGCGGCGGACTTTTTATTCGATCTGCGGCGGTTCCGCCCGAAACCGGGGACGGAATCGACAGCGCGGCTACTCGCCCACCTCGAAAATCCCCACGAAGGGGTCGATTTCGTACAGATCGCGGGCTCCAACGGGAAGGGAAGTACGGCGCGAATGGTCGAACGGAGCCTCCGGGAAGCCGGGCTCTCCGTCGGGCTCTACACCTCGCCGCATCTCGAGGACCTTCGCGAACGGATCCGCGTCGACGGGCGCAAAATCCCCCGGTCGGCGGTCCGTGACTACGTCGAGGCCGTCCACGAGTACATCACCCAACGCGGTGCCGACGGCGAGTCGCCGACGTTCTTCGAGACGATGACGGCGATGGCGATCTGGCACTTCGGCCGCGAGGACGTCGACGTCGCCGTCCTCGAGGTCGGCATCGGCGGCAAGTACGACGCCACGAGCGTCGTCGATCCGGTTGCCAGCGCGGTCACGAGCGTCACCCTGGAGCACACGGGGATCCTCGGCGACACCGAAGCGGAGATCGCCCGCGATAAGGCCCACGTCGCCCCGGCCGACGCGCCGCTGGTGACCGGCGTCTCCGGGGACGCCCTCGAGGCGATTCGCGACGTCGCGGGCGACGTCGTTACGGTCGGTTCGCGACGCGACGGAGCCGATGGGACTGCTGTGACCGAGGCGGAACACGCCATTCCGCCGGACGTGCGGGTCACCTACGGCGGTCGGACGAACCATACCGAAGCCGCCGTGACCGTTGATGCCGGCGACTGGCACCTCGAGACGCGGATCCCCCTGTTGGGAACGCACCAGGCCGAGAACGCGGGTATCGCCGCCGTTCTGGCCCGCCAACTGACCGATCTCTCCGACGACGCGCTCGCACGGGGGTTGCGAAACGCCCACTGGCCGGGTCGGTTCGAGGTACTCGATACGGAGCCGCTGGTGATTCTGGACGGCGCGCACAACCCCGGTGCCTGCGAGCAACTCGCGGCGACGCTGGCGACCTACGAGTACGACACCCTCACGCTGATCTTCGGAGCCATGCACGACAAGGATCACCGCGAGATGGCGGCGACGCTGCCGACGCCGGACGTGGCGATCACGACGGAACCGAACCTCGAGCGGGCCGAAGACCGCGACGTTCTCGCCGAGGTGTTTACGGACGCCGGCGTCGGGGACGTTCGCACGAACGCGACCGTTCAGGACGCGCTCGCAACCACGCTCGCGGACGCCGACGCCGACGACTGCGTGCTCGTTACCGGCTCGCTGTTTGCCGTCGCCGAGGCTCGCTCGAGGTGGCTCAGCGCCGGCGTCCCCAAGCGAGTTCGCAATCTGGAGGACGCCCGCGGGGCGCTCGCAGGGGCGGACGTTCCCGAATCCGGCGTTCACCGACTGCAGGGTGACGCCGTTCACCGCGTCGTCAAAACGAGCCTCGACCACCGGCAGGCCACCGCCCTGAAACAGGACCTGTTACGTTTCGGCGGCGAGTGTGCGCTTTCCGGCCTCCGACGGAACGACGAGACCGTCGACGCCGTCTTGATGGGGACCGTCTCCCAGTTCGAGCGTCTCATCGAAACGCTCGAGTCCGGAACTCGAGGTGGACCCCGATCCGACGCTCGGTCACACGAACGTGCGGAGATCGCTCGAGAACTTCGCGAAACCCTCGAGTTCGACTCGAACGGCCCCGATCCGAGTTCGGATACCGGGCGGGACGCCGAACCCACGGCCTCGAAGTATCCGTGGGCCGACCACACTGCGATGATGGGGATCCTGAACGTCACGCCCGATAGCTTCCACGACGGCGGCGAGTACGACGCGGTGGGCGACGCCGTCGCCCGCGCGGAGGCGATGGTCGAGGCCGGTGCCGACGTGATAGACATCGGCGGCGAGTCGACCCGACCCGGTGCCGACCCCGTTCCGGCCGACGCGGAGATCGATCGCGTCGTTCCCGTCGTCGAGCGAATCGCGGACCTCGACGCCCTCATTTCGGTCGATACCCGCAAGGCTGCGGTCGCCGACGCTGCTCTCGAGGCGGGCGGCGATATCGTCAACGACGTCTCGGGTCTCGAGGATCCCGAGATGCGCTTCGTCGTCGCCGAGCACGGCGCGGGGCTCGTCGTGATGCACAGCATCGACGCCCCGGTCGTTCCGGATCGCCGGATCGAGTACGACGACGTCGTTGAGGACGTGATCGACCAGCTTTCCGAACGAATCCTGCTTGCGGAGAAGGCCGGCATCGACCGCGAGGATATCGTCGTCGACCCCGGGATCGGCTTCGGAAAATCCGCTCGCGAAGGCTTCGAGGTCCTCGGTCGCATCGACGAGTTCCGCGCGCTCGGCTGTCCGGTGCTGTTCGGCCACTCGCACAAGTCGATGTTCGACCACGTCGGCCGCGAGGCCGGCGATCGCGGTGCGGCGACCGTCGCGGCGAGTGCGATCGCGGCCGATCGCGGGGCCGATATCGTCCGGGTCCACGACGTCCCCGAGAACGTTGCGGCGGTCAGGACGGCGCTCGCGGCACGCGATCCGGATCGCTTCGAGTGGTAA